The Pungitius pungitius chromosome 14, fPunPun2.1, whole genome shotgun sequence genome contains the following window.
GATACAGTAAACACAATATTACTGTAAATTGGTTATGCAGTAGAATCAGACAACAAATTACATGGCAATGTTCTGTGTTCTCTGCAAGTTCAATAAACTGGGCTCTATGCGCCACTGCAAACAGGTCATAATGATATACACCGCATAACACTGTACAATTTACTAGGCGTAGTGCACACCACTGCTTTACCTGTACATACTGATCGCGCAACTCCTTGGGTCTCTCAGAGTTCCTTTCAAATGGAAATGGTTTTCTcttatttggaaaaaaagaaaatgagaaactTTTGTTAAGATTTTTTATCTAAtacttattttttgccaggctctgctatttggctaagcctcatgtacttgtaagaaaaataaattagtgggatggaagagcctgtcattcgagtaaacttattcctggagtctctggttgagctttggatcaagtctgaattactgtctgaatttagagtgaaatcaagatttaggcaggagcttacacttttgattgcaaaaaaaacgaatgatttttgagggctgtttggggttagttccatttttagacagaggtgcctaaaagtgaaatcactctctgaattataagtgaattcaacaagagttcatcaaaagcttacacttttgattggaaggaatcaacaagagttcatcaagagcttacacttttgattggaaggaatcaacaagagttcatcaagagcttacacttttgattggaaggaaatcaaagatttttaagaatacaggctgcgtggggagtgggatgttaagtaacaggcgactgccacgcccatttgtatgagccgcaccccgacatttgagagatgcgctagtccgttgggtctggaggcaaacattcatgtgtcatcgcttctcggccttttggctaagatcaagtgtagtatctgttcttatcagacACCATCTGTTATGCGAGAGACAGAAACATTCGGCTAGTAGTCCTAAATTTAGACTTTGAAAAAGCCTTTGATCGGGTCTCGCACCAGTACCTCTTTCAAGTGCTGCAAAAAGTGGGCTTCCCGGAGAGGATGATAAGATGGGTGGGATTGCTGTACCGGGGCATTACAAGCAAATTTGTTGCTAACGGACACCTGACAAAAGCAGTTAACATAAACTGCGGTGTTCGCCAAGGTTGTCCGTTATCTGCCCTCCTCTATGTTATAGGTATCGAACCTTTGGCAAGAGCcttgagaaaagacaaacaaatcaatgggGTAATAGTGCCAGGGAGTGGAGGACTCGAAACCAAATGCATCTTATATATGGACGACATAAACATCATATGCACTGATCTTTCATCTGTCTACAGGACACTGGACCTCACTGACTGGTATGGACGGGCCTCTGGGTCAAAGCTCAACAGAAGCAAGACCCAAGCTCAATTTTATGGACCATGGAAGGCCACAGAAACCACAGAACTCCCCCTGACTGTGACCCAGACTGATCAAAGAATACTTGGGATCAAATTCAATGCAGAAGGGCGGGGGGAAACCAATTGGCCAGACGTGATAAGAAAAGTTAGGCAGAGACTAGGTTACTGGACACTGAGAGGACTGACCTTAGAAGGAAAGGTTCTAATTATCAAAGCTGTGATCTTACCTTTGTTTCTACTCATCTGTTCTGTTTTCTTACCACCAAAAAAAGTGCTTTCAGAGTTGGAAAGAgccatcttttatttcctgtgGGGGTCCAAGTGGGAACGACTGagaagaagtgaaatgaaaaagacaaagaaaaaaggaggaaaaggagtgccGGACCTGCTTTTGTTCTTAGGAAGCAGATACACTGCACTGCATCTCACCGCTGCAACAGCACCATCAAGAAACCCAAAGACTGCAGCAATAACCCAGTTCTGGATGGGGTCCTATCTCAGAACTTTAAAACTTATACCCAAGGATTTGAGAAAACCAGTTTCCTTTAACCTGCCACCGGCCTATGCTTTTATCCAGACCTTTTTACAAAATTTTAAACTCGAACAGGAGGACTTAAAGGCACTAACTAATCACCGCTGTCTAATTTCTGTTGTGCAGGAACGAGATCCAGTTACCCCAGTACGTGGGCTAGCATTTGGAAAGCCATCAACAGTTTGGCACAATGTAAACAACCCTGCTCTTCCAAACAGACTCCGGGACCTGTCATGGATGGTGGCTCACGAGATCCTCCCAGTCAGGTCCGTCATGTACTCCCGCGGGATGTCTGCACACTCGACCTGCCCCAGACCAGGCTGTGGCGCACCAGAGTCTGTGAGGCACCTGCTGTGGGAGTGCAGTGCTGCCGTAGACCAGTGGGCAATGGCCGGCTCCTTGAATTTCCCGTACTTGCCAGCAAAGGAGGTCCTGACAGCGCAGCTAGTGTTGTATGGGGTGAGCGAAAAAGCAAAAATCCCAGCAAGTGACTTTGCCAAACAGTGGGTCACCCTAGTCGCAATTACAGATGCCATATGGACCTCCAGAAACATGCTGGTAAGAAGGCACATGCAGATCCCCCCCATGGCTGTGACCCGAATGGCCGCAGCAACGGTCCAAATGGCCGCAGGCGGAAGGCCAAGGGCACAGCCAAAAAGAAGAATCGCCTCTGTGCCCATTCGGACGAAGGAGCCGGAGCCACACATGCAGAGGTCAAAGCAGCGGCGGCCTGACTCTCCGGGAGAGGCAGGTGGGAAGGAGCATTGGGTGGGGCTCTCCTGAGTACCAACTACAGAGTACCCAGGAAAATCCGttttgaagagagagaagaaaaaagaaaaaaaaaaaaagaaaaaaaaaacgagacccCTCTCGCAAATCCTGCACAACAAGAGATGATAGATTACTTTTAAAGTCATGTGTCAATTCTGTAAAATCTGGTtggtttttaaatttgaatgtaTGTTGTAAATGCAAAGATCCCTTTCTAAAAAACATCCTTGTATACTGTTTTCGACCTTTTTACCTAAAAAGTACTTTGATTGACTGATGTTGGACAAGAAAAAGTACCAATAAAACTTTtcgaaagaaaaagaaaaaaaatctgttcttatcagtttaatatctgatatgtcctctatatgaggactacatattaagccgatttttagctctgggagatgaaaaaggggcttgctctgctcactccaagcattgacccggtattgcagcacttccgggaacggtgcaacctttatcttgtgaaaaaaataactggtgaccaaattcattggtgtagtctaggtagttggtttgcctctgtgtacaagtctcaactggctgagacttttggcaagcaactgatatgtttactcatcaattgtgcctttattttgcatttcacactgatcactgattttaaattcactgatctgtgaggacggtgccatctgggaaccgtcaccccaagtgctctgtttgggaataccactcctgtctctgtcactaccaacttatacttacctggcaggggagataccatgatcacaaaggtggttcacccagggcgaggctcagccattgcactccggctgtgttgaccactgcgaatt
Protein-coding sequences here:
- the LOC134104104 gene encoding uncharacterized protein LOC134104104, whose protein sequence is MSGPRTHKDVAPALSWDIQRCPVASDIPATPSSFGQVESSFINKNEDTICYARDRNIRLVVLNLDFEKAFDRVSHQYLFQVLQKVGFPERMIRWVGLLYRGITSKFVANGHLTKAVNINCGVRQGCPLSALLYVIGIEPLARALRKDKQINGVIVPGSGGLETKCILYMDDINIICTDLSSVYRTLDLTDWYGRASGSKLNRSKTQAQFYGPWKATETTELPLTVTQTDQRILGIKFNAEGRGETNWPDVIRKVRQRLGYWTLRGLTLEGKVLIIKAVILPLFLLICSVFLPPKKVLSELERAIFYFLWGSKWERLRRSEMKKTKKKGGKGVPDLLLFLGSRYTALHLTAATAPSRNPKTAAITQFWMGSYLRTLKLIPKDLRKPVSFNLPPAYAFIQTFLQNFKLEQEDLKALTNHRCLISVVQERDPVTPVRGLAFGKPSTVWHNVNNPALPNRLRDLSWMVAHEILPVRSVMYSRGMSAHSTCPRPGCGAPESVRHLLWECSAAVDQWAMAGSLNFPYLPAKEVLTAQLVLYGVSEKAKIPASDFAKQWVTLVAITDAIWTSRNMLVRRHMQIPPMAVTRMAAATVQMAAGGRPRAQPKRRIASVPIRTKEPEPHMQRSKQRRPDSPGEAGGKEHWVGLS